A stretch of Streptococcus chenjunshii DNA encodes these proteins:
- the gyrA gene encoding DNA gyrase subunit A has translation MQDKNLVDVNLTSEMKTSFIDYAMSVIVARALPDVRDGLKPVHRRILYGMNELGVTPDKPHKKSARITGDVMGKYHPHGDSSIYEAMVRMAQWWSYRHMLVDGHGNFGSMDGDGAAAQRYTEARMSKIALEMLRDINKNTVDFQDNYDGSEREPLALPARFPNLLVNGATGIAVGMATNIPPHNLGEAIDAVKLVMDKPEATTRELMEVIPGPDFPTGALVMGKSGIHKAYDTGKGSIVLRSRTEIETSKSGRERIVVTEFPYGVNKTKVHEHIVRLAQEKRVEGITAVRDESSREGVRFIIEVRRDASANVILNNLFKLTSLQTNFSFNMLAIENGVPKILSLRQIIDNYIAHQKEVIVRRTEFDKEKAESRAHILEGLLVALDHLDEVIRIIRNSETDLIAQAELMSRFKLSERQSQAILDMRLRRLTGLERDKIQSEYDELLALIADLADILAKPERVIAIIKEELDDIKRKYADERRTELMVGEVLSLEDEDLIEEEDVLITLSNKGYIKRLAQGEFRAQKRGGRGVQGTGVNEDDFVSELVSTSTHDTLLFFTNFGRVYRLKAYEVPEYGRTAKGLPIVNLLKLDENETIQTIINARHEEVQGKYFFFTTRQGVVKRTSVSEFSHIRQNGLKALKLREQDELINVILTEGQDDIIIGTRTGYSVRFNESAVRIMGRSASGVRGVNLRSGDKVVGASRITDEQEVLIVTEKGYGKRTAAGEYPTKGRGGKGIKTANITDKNGPLARLATVSGNEDLMLITDTGVLIRTNVANISQTGRATLGVKVMKLAKEAKIVTFALVEPEANETED, from the coding sequence ATGCAGGATAAAAATTTAGTCGATGTTAATCTGACAAGTGAAATGAAAACAAGTTTCATTGATTATGCGATGAGTGTTATTGTTGCTCGTGCGCTTCCAGATGTCAGAGATGGTTTAAAACCAGTACATCGCCGCATTCTATATGGTATGAACGAGCTTGGTGTAACACCTGACAAACCCCATAAAAAATCAGCCCGTATTACAGGGGATGTCATGGGTAAATACCACCCGCATGGAGACTCATCCATTTATGAAGCTATGGTGCGGATGGCTCAGTGGTGGTCCTATCGGCATATGCTGGTAGACGGCCATGGAAACTTTGGCTCTATGGACGGAGACGGGGCTGCTGCTCAGCGTTATACTGAAGCGCGAATGAGCAAAATTGCTTTGGAAATGCTTCGTGACATTAATAAAAATACGGTTGATTTCCAAGATAACTATGATGGCAGCGAAAGGGAACCGCTGGCCTTACCTGCCCGCTTTCCAAATCTTCTGGTAAATGGCGCAACTGGGATTGCCGTAGGTATGGCAACCAATATTCCGCCGCATAATCTCGGTGAAGCCATCGATGCAGTTAAATTAGTAATGGATAAACCAGAAGCAACGACACGTGAATTGATGGAAGTCATTCCGGGTCCGGATTTTCCAACCGGAGCTCTGGTTATGGGAAAGTCTGGAATTCATAAGGCTTATGATACAGGCAAGGGATCTATTGTGCTTCGCTCCCGAACAGAAATTGAAACAAGCAAAAGCGGCCGTGAACGGATTGTTGTCACCGAATTTCCTTACGGCGTTAATAAGACAAAAGTCCATGAGCATATCGTCCGTTTGGCTCAGGAAAAGCGAGTGGAAGGTATTACAGCAGTGCGCGATGAATCGAGCCGTGAAGGGGTTCGTTTTATCATAGAAGTCCGCCGCGATGCTTCGGCCAATGTTATCTTGAATAATCTTTTTAAGCTGACCAGCCTGCAGACTAACTTCAGTTTTAATATGCTGGCTATTGAAAACGGCGTTCCTAAAATTCTTTCTTTGCGGCAGATTATTGATAACTATATCGCCCACCAGAAAGAAGTTATTGTCCGCCGGACGGAATTCGATAAAGAAAAGGCAGAAAGCAGAGCTCATATTTTAGAGGGGCTGCTTGTCGCCCTTGATCATTTGGATGAAGTGATCAGGATTATCCGTAACAGCGAGACCGACTTGATTGCACAGGCAGAGCTGATGAGCCGGTTTAAATTGTCCGAACGTCAAAGTCAGGCGATCCTTGATATGCGTCTGCGCCGACTGACCGGTTTAGAACGGGATAAGATTCAGTCTGAGTATGATGAGTTATTAGCGCTGATTGCTGATTTAGCAGATATTCTGGCGAAACCGGAGCGTGTGATTGCCATTATCAAAGAAGAACTTGATGATATCAAACGTAAGTATGCTGATGAACGGCGAACAGAACTGATGGTTGGAGAAGTCCTGTCGCTTGAAGATGAAGACCTGATTGAAGAAGAGGATGTGCTGATTACTCTCTCTAACAAAGGTTACATTAAGCGTTTGGCTCAGGGCGAATTTAGAGCACAAAAACGCGGTGGCCGCGGTGTGCAGGGGACAGGTGTCAATGAAGATGATTTTGTCTCTGAACTTGTTTCAACAAGTACGCATGATACATTACTCTTCTTTACCAACTTCGGCCGTGTTTACCGTCTGAAGGCCTATGAGGTTCCGGAATACGGAAGAACAGCTAAAGGGCTGCCGATTGTCAATCTTTTGAAACTGGATGAGAATGAAACGATTCAAACGATTATCAACGCCCGACATGAGGAAGTTCAAGGCAAGTATTTCTTCTTTACAACAAGACAGGGAGTTGTCAAACGGACCAGTGTTTCGGAATTCAGCCATATTCGGCAGAATGGGCTCAAAGCCCTCAAATTAAGAGAACAGGATGAGTTAATCAATGTTATTCTGACTGAAGGACAGGATGATATCATTATCGGAACCCGAACAGGCTACTCTGTCCGTTTCAACGAAAGTGCTGTCCGTATCATGGGGCGTTCTGCCAGCGGTGTACGCGGTGTTAATTTGCGCAGCGGTGATAAAGTTGTAGGTGCTTCTCGTATAACTGATGAACAAGAAGTACTCATCGTCACTGAAAAAGGCTACGGCAAACGGACAGCTGCCGGCGAATACCCAACTAAAGGCCGCGGCGGTAAGGGTATTAAAACGGCTAATATTACCGATAAGAATGGTCCTCTTGCCAGACTGGCAACCGTCAGCGGCAATGAAGATCTGATGCTCATCACTGATACAGGTGTGCTTATTCGGACAAATGTTGCCAACATTTCGCAGACTGGCCGGGCGACTTTGGGTGTTAAAGTGATGAAGCTTGCTAAAGAGGCTAAAATTGTTACCTTCGCTCTGGTTGAGCCTGAGGCGAACGAGACAGAAGACTGA
- a CDS encoding L-lactate dehydrogenase has translation MTATKQHKKVILVGDGAVGSSYAFALVNQGIAQELGIIEIPQLHEKAVGDALDLSHALAFTSPKKIYAAQYSDCADADVVVITAGAPQKPGETRLDLVGKNLAINKSIVTQVVESGFNGIFLVAANPVDILTYSTWKFSGFPKERVIGSGTSLDTARFRQALAAKIGIDARSVHAYIMGEHGDSEFAVWSHANVAGVKLEQWLQDNRDVDEQGLVDLFISVRDAAYSIINKKGATFYGIAVALARITKAILDDENAVLPLSVFQNGQYEGVEDVFIGQPAIVGAHGIVRPVNIPLNDAELQKMQASAKQLKEIIDEAFSNEEFAAAAKN, from the coding sequence ATGACTGCAACTAAACAACACAAAAAAGTTATCCTTGTCGGTGATGGCGCTGTAGGTTCATCTTATGCTTTCGCACTGGTTAATCAAGGTATTGCACAAGAACTCGGTATTATTGAAATTCCGCAGCTTCACGAAAAGGCTGTCGGTGATGCGCTCGATCTCAGTCATGCGCTTGCCTTCACTTCACCTAAAAAAATCTATGCAGCTCAGTATTCAGACTGTGCTGACGCTGATGTTGTTGTTATCACCGCTGGTGCTCCCCAAAAACCAGGCGAAACACGCTTGGATCTTGTCGGTAAAAATTTGGCCATCAATAAATCAATCGTTACTCAGGTTGTTGAATCTGGCTTCAACGGTATTTTCCTTGTTGCAGCAAACCCAGTTGATATTTTGACCTATTCAACTTGGAAATTTTCAGGTTTTCCTAAAGAACGGGTTATTGGTTCAGGGACTTCGCTTGATACTGCCCGTTTCCGTCAGGCACTGGCTGCTAAGATTGGAATTGATGCCCGTTCAGTCCATGCTTATATCATGGGAGAACATGGAGATTCAGAATTTGCTGTCTGGTCGCATGCCAATGTCGCTGGGGTAAAATTAGAACAATGGTTGCAGGATAATCGTGATGTCGATGAACAAGGTCTTGTGGATCTCTTTATTTCAGTCCGCGATGCCGCTTATTCTATCATTAACAAGAAAGGGGCTACTTTCTATGGTATCGCCGTCGCTCTTGCCCGTATTACAAAAGCGATTCTTGATGATGAAAATGCCGTACTGCCGCTCTCTGTCTTCCAAAACGGACAGTATGAAGGGGTCGAAGATGTCTTTATCGGTCAGCCGGCGATTGTCGGAGCACACGGTATTGTTCGTCCGGTAAACATCCCTTTGAATGATGCTGAATTGCAAAAAATGCAGGCTTCTGCTAAACAGCTCAAAGAAATTATCGACGAAGCATTTTCTAATGAAGAATTTGCTGCAGCTGCTAAAAATTAA
- the nox gene encoding H2O-forming NADH oxidase — protein MSKIVVVGTNHAGTMAIKTMLNNYGDKNEVVTFDQNSNISFLGCGMALWIGEQIDGPEGLFYSDKEQLEAMGAKVYMNSPVLKIDYDKKEVKALVDGKEHIESYDKLILATGSQPIIPPVKGVELQEGSREFKATLENLQFVKLYQNAEEVIEKLHNPDIRRVAVVGAGYIGVELAEAFQRKGKEVVLVDIADTCMGGYYDREFTDLMSRNLEENGIQLAFGQAVQAVEGQGKVERLVTDKETFDVDMVLMAVGFRPNTALGDGRLETFRNGAWVVNKKQETSMKDVYAIGDCATVYDNARDDNNYIALASNAVRTGIVAAHNACGYDVESAGVQGSNGISIFGLNMVSTGLTLEKAKQAGFDAVETSYKDLQKPGFIKHNNYEVTIKIVYDKNSRLILGCQMVSREDISMGIHMFSLAIQEKVTIDKLALLDLFFLPHFNQPYNYITMAALAAGNLAQ, from the coding sequence ATGAGTAAAATTGTTGTTGTGGGAACAAACCATGCTGGGACAATGGCTATTAAGACCATGCTGAACAATTACGGAGATAAAAATGAGGTCGTCACTTTCGATCAAAATTCAAACATTTCTTTCTTAGGCTGCGGTATGGCGCTCTGGATTGGCGAACAGATTGACGGTCCGGAAGGACTCTTTTATTCTGATAAAGAGCAGTTAGAAGCTATGGGAGCCAAGGTTTACATGAATTCCCCTGTTCTCAAAATTGATTACGATAAAAAAGAAGTTAAGGCTCTGGTCGATGGCAAAGAACACATCGAATCTTATGATAAATTAATTTTAGCAACCGGTTCTCAGCCAATCATTCCTCCGGTTAAAGGAGTAGAGCTTCAGGAGGGGTCCCGCGAGTTTAAAGCAACTTTAGAAAATCTGCAATTTGTCAAATTATATCAAAACGCAGAAGAAGTGATTGAAAAATTGCATAATCCTGATATTAGACGTGTTGCTGTTGTTGGAGCAGGCTATATCGGTGTAGAACTTGCAGAAGCGTTTCAGCGCAAGGGAAAAGAGGTTGTCCTTGTTGATATAGCTGACACCTGCATGGGCGGTTACTATGACCGTGAATTTACTGACTTAATGAGCCGTAATCTGGAAGAAAACGGCATTCAGCTTGCTTTTGGTCAGGCCGTTCAAGCTGTTGAAGGCCAAGGAAAAGTCGAACGTCTGGTGACAGATAAAGAAACATTTGATGTTGATATGGTGCTTATGGCTGTTGGTTTTCGGCCTAACACGGCTCTTGGAGATGGCAGATTAGAAACTTTCCGCAATGGAGCCTGGGTTGTTAATAAGAAACAGGAAACCAGCATGAAAGATGTTTATGCAATTGGTGACTGTGCAACGGTTTATGATAACGCACGTGATGACAACAATTACATTGCTTTAGCCTCTAATGCTGTACGGACAGGTATTGTGGCAGCTCATAATGCCTGCGGATATGACGTTGAAAGTGCTGGCGTTCAAGGGTCAAACGGTATTTCTATCTTTGGACTCAACATGGTTTCAACCGGTTTGACGCTGGAAAAGGCTAAGCAGGCAGGATTTGATGCAGTAGAAACCAGCTATAAAGATTTGCAGAAACCTGGTTTTATTAAGCATAATAACTATGAGGTAACCATCAAGATTGTTTATGATAAAAACAGCCGCCTTATTTTAGGCTGTCAGATGGTTTCGAGAGAAGATATCTCAATGGGTATCCATATGTTCTCTTTAGCTATTCAGGAGAAAGTAACCATTGATAAACTGGCTTTGCTGGACCTTTTCTTCCTGCCTCACTTTAACCAGCCATATAACTACATCACAATGGCAGCTCTTGCAGCTGGGAATTTAGCTCAGTAG
- a CDS encoding ABC transporter permease has product MNLVTVLTLLVSSMLIYAAPLIFTSIGGTFSERSGTVNVGLEGIMVIGAFSGVVFNLHFADMFGRAMPWIAALAAGLIGLLYSLIHAVATVNFRADHVVSGTVLNLIAPSLAVFLCRVMYDGKGQTDTISKSFGRFSFPILKDIPVIGRIFFNNTSLAGYVAILVAFISWFIIFKTRFGLRLRSVGEHPQAADTLGINVYLLRYAGIMISGFFGGIGGAIYAQSISNNFSITTIAGPGFIALAAMIFGRWNPIGAMLSSLFFGLSQSLAIVGSSIPFLSSIPSVYLQIAPYVLTIVVLAAFFGQAVAPKADGVNYIKSK; this is encoded by the coding sequence ATGAATCTTGTTACTGTTTTAACCTTATTAGTGTCCTCAATGCTAATCTATGCGGCACCGTTGATTTTCACAAGTATCGGCGGAACTTTTTCTGAACGTTCCGGTACTGTAAACGTTGGTCTCGAAGGTATCATGGTTATAGGAGCTTTTTCAGGGGTTGTCTTTAACCTGCATTTTGCTGATATGTTTGGCAGAGCGATGCCGTGGATTGCAGCACTTGCTGCTGGTCTTATAGGTTTGCTTTATTCTCTTATCCATGCTGTAGCAACTGTCAATTTCAGGGCTGATCATGTTGTTTCCGGGACTGTCCTAAACCTTATCGCCCCTTCTCTGGCAGTATTCCTTTGCCGGGTAATGTATGATGGCAAAGGGCAGACAGATACCATTTCAAAATCATTTGGTCGTTTTTCCTTCCCGATTTTGAAGGACATTCCTGTCATAGGCCGAATTTTCTTTAACAACACCTCGCTGGCGGGTTATGTAGCTATTTTAGTCGCCTTTATTTCCTGGTTCATCATTTTTAAAACCCGTTTTGGCCTTCGTCTCCGTTCTGTCGGAGAACATCCGCAGGCTGCAGATACATTGGGAATCAATGTCTATTTACTGCGGTATGCCGGCATCATGATTTCAGGTTTTTTTGGGGGCATTGGCGGTGCCATATATGCGCAGTCCATCTCTAACAATTTCTCTATCACCACAATTGCCGGCCCTGGTTTTATTGCTTTAGCAGCCATGATCTTTGGCCGCTGGAATCCAATTGGAGCCATGCTGTCAAGCCTCTTTTTCGGCTTATCACAGTCATTGGCTATTGTGGGCAGTTCGATCCCTTTTCTGTCCTCGATTCCATCAGTTTATCTGCAAATAGCGCCTTATGTGTTAACTATCGTTGTTCTGGCCGCTTTCTTTGGTCAGGCAGTAGCACCAAAAGCTGATGGTGTTAATTACATTAAGTCAAAATAA
- a CDS encoding ABC transporter permease codes for MSKNMQNWAVPLLAVLLGMLLGAVIMVIFGYNPIWGYNDLLYTAFGSLKNWGEIFRAMGPLILIALGFSVSSKAGFFNVGLPGQALIGWVMAVWFALSFPDLPKVISVICTVSIGLIAGGLAGAVPGILRAYLGTSEVIVTIMMNYIILYSTDALVRNGISDTVMRTSDASNKVSASASYQTQWLSELTNHSRMNIGIFFALIAVVLVWFMMKKTTMGYEITAVGLNSHAAEYAGMSSKRVIVTSMIISGALAGLGGTVEGLGTFENVYVQSSSLSIGWDGMAVALLAANNALGIPFAAFLYGVLAIGKTGMLGIPSEIIDVVSALIIFFVGANYMIRRCLQPRSKKVIPAAEGGK; via the coding sequence ATGTCTAAGAATATGCAAAATTGGGCAGTTCCTCTGCTTGCAGTTCTTTTAGGAATGTTGCTGGGAGCTGTTATTATGGTTATCTTTGGCTATAATCCTATTTGGGGCTATAATGACCTTCTCTATACTGCCTTTGGTTCTCTCAAAAATTGGGGAGAGATTTTCCGGGCGATGGGGCCTTTGATTTTAATTGCTCTGGGCTTTTCGGTTTCTTCAAAAGCAGGTTTCTTCAATGTCGGTCTGCCAGGACAGGCTCTAATCGGCTGGGTTATGGCTGTTTGGTTCGCTCTTTCTTTTCCCGACTTACCTAAAGTTATTTCGGTGATCTGCACAGTTTCAATCGGTCTTATAGCCGGCGGCCTTGCTGGTGCTGTTCCAGGCATTTTGCGTGCTTACTTAGGAACAAGTGAAGTGATTGTGACTATCATGATGAACTATATCATCCTATACTCAACCGATGCTTTAGTCCGCAACGGTATTTCTGACACGGTCATGCGTACATCTGATGCCAGCAACAAAGTATCAGCCAGTGCTTCTTACCAAACGCAGTGGCTGTCTGAACTAACAAACCATTCGCGTATGAATATCGGTATTTTCTTTGCCCTTATTGCAGTGGTACTTGTTTGGTTTATGATGAAAAAAACAACAATGGGATATGAAATTACAGCGGTCGGCTTGAATTCCCACGCAGCTGAATATGCAGGCATGTCTTCTAAGCGTGTCATAGTCACTTCTATGATCATTTCAGGAGCGCTTGCCGGATTAGGCGGAACTGTGGAAGGCTTGGGAACATTTGAAAATGTTTATGTACAAAGCAGTTCTTTAAGTATCGGCTGGGACGGCATGGCTGTAGCCCTGCTGGCAGCTAACAATGCGCTGGGAATTCCCTTTGCAGCTTTCCTCTACGGTGTTCTTGCTATCGGCAAAACGGGTATGTTAGGAATTCCTTCGGAAATTATTGATGTTGTTTCTGCTTTAATTATTTTCTTTGTTGGAGCTAATTACATGATTCGCCGCTGCCTGCAGCCGCGTAGCAAAAAAGTCATTCCAGCAGCAGAAGGAGGCAAATAA
- a CDS encoding ABC transporter ATP-binding protein, with translation MANENVIEMRNITKQFGDFLANDHVNLEVRHGEIHALLGENGAGKSTLMNMLAGLLEPTMGDILVNGQPAQLDSPAKANKMGIGMVHQHFMLVEAFTVAENIILGNEMTKRAGVLDLKNAAKEIQALSERYGLAVDPYAKVADITVGAQQRVEILKTLYRGADILIFDEPTAVLTPAEITELLEIMRNLVKEGKSIILITHKLEEIRAVADRVTVIRRGKSIATVPIAGTTSKELAEMMVGREVSFKTEKQVARPQETVLEIEGLFVDENRGIPAVKGLSLAVRAGEIVGIAGIDGNGQSELIQAVAGLRKVKSGSIKIKGTEITHLTPRKITEMQVGHIPEDRHRDGMVLEMTLAENMALQTYYKEPLSKHGVLDYNNINQHTQQLMAEFDVRAASETVAAGSLSGGNQQKAVIAREIDRNPDLLLVSQPTRGLDVGAIEYIRKRLVAERDKGKAVLVVSFELDEILDISDRIAVIHDGVIQGILDPAKTDKQELGILMAGGKLDKEAVNV, from the coding sequence ATGGCAAATGAAAATGTCATTGAAATGCGGAATATCACTAAACAGTTTGGAGATTTCCTGGCAAATGACCATGTTAACTTGGAAGTCAGACACGGTGAAATTCATGCCCTTCTTGGTGAAAACGGTGCGGGGAAATCAACGCTAATGAATATGCTGGCTGGCTTGTTAGAGCCGACAATGGGTGACATTCTTGTAAACGGCCAGCCCGCTCAATTGGATTCACCTGCAAAAGCCAATAAAATGGGGATCGGCATGGTTCACCAGCATTTTATGCTGGTGGAGGCCTTTACAGTTGCAGAAAATATTATCTTGGGTAATGAAATGACCAAGAGAGCAGGTGTGCTTGATTTAAAAAACGCGGCAAAAGAGATACAGGCATTGTCTGAGCGATATGGCTTAGCTGTTGATCCCTACGCAAAAGTGGCGGATATCACAGTAGGAGCCCAGCAGCGTGTTGAAATCCTTAAAACTCTTTATCGCGGCGCCGATATTCTGATTTTTGATGAACCGACAGCTGTCCTGACACCTGCTGAAATCACTGAGCTGCTAGAGATTATGCGCAATTTGGTTAAAGAAGGAAAGTCGATTATTCTGATTACCCATAAGCTTGAGGAAATTCGGGCGGTGGCTGACCGAGTAACAGTAATCCGCCGCGGAAAATCTATTGCGACAGTACCGATTGCGGGAACTACAAGCAAAGAGTTAGCTGAAATGATGGTCGGCAGAGAAGTATCCTTCAAAACAGAGAAACAAGTTGCCCGACCTCAGGAAACAGTTTTAGAGATCGAAGGTTTATTTGTAGATGAAAATCGTGGCATTCCAGCAGTCAAAGGGCTGTCTCTTGCTGTTCGAGCAGGCGAAATTGTCGGCATTGCAGGAATTGACGGCAACGGCCAAAGTGAGCTGATCCAAGCTGTTGCCGGTCTGCGCAAAGTTAAATCCGGCTCCATTAAAATCAAGGGGACTGAAATAACTCACTTGACGCCGCGGAAAATCACAGAAATGCAGGTTGGCCATATTCCTGAGGACCGGCACCGAGATGGTATGGTTCTGGAAATGACTTTAGCTGAAAACATGGCCCTTCAGACTTATTACAAAGAACCTCTCAGTAAGCATGGGGTGTTAGATTATAATAATATCAACCAACATACCCAGCAGCTGATGGCTGAATTTGATGTTCGGGCAGCCAGTGAAACAGTTGCTGCCGGATCACTGTCTGGCGGCAATCAGCAAAAAGCTGTCATCGCACGTGAAATCGACCGCAACCCGGATTTGCTGCTCGTCAGCCAGCCAACACGAGGTTTGGATGTAGGCGCTATAGAATATATTCGCAAACGTCTGGTTGCTGAGCGTGACAAGGGAAAAGCAGTGCTTGTTGTCAGCTTTGAATTGGATGAAATTTTAGATATTTCAGATCGAATTGCTGTTATTCATGATGGAGTTATTCAGGGAATATTAGATCCTGCAAAAACTGATAAACAAGAGCTTGGTATCTTAATGGCTGGTGGAAAGTTAGACAAGGAGGCAGTTAATGTCTAA
- a CDS encoding BMP family lipoprotein: protein MNKKIVGLGLLAVASLTLAACQRSSSGASSDSDTKVAIVTDTGGVDDKSFNQSAWEGLQEWGKENKLEKDKAYTYFQSDSEADYATNLDSAVSNGYNLIFGIGYKLHSAVEKAAQENEDVNYVIIDDTITDQDNVTSVLFADNEGAYLAGIAAAMQSKTGKVGFIGGIESDTITRFETGFKEGVASVDDSIEVQVKYVGSYSDSANAKTIAATMYTNGADVIYHAAGGAGTGVFSEAKEINEKLPADSEEKVWVIGVDRDQSNEGNYTSSDNQKSNFILTSTIKEVGTVVKNISNAQLDGDKFEGGKITTYGLSDGGVDIVTDNLSDEIKSAVEEAKQQIIDGKITVADGVDN from the coding sequence ATGAACAAAAAAATTGTTGGACTTGGTTTGCTGGCGGTTGCTTCTTTAACACTTGCTGCATGTCAGCGCAGCTCATCCGGTGCATCATCTGATAGCGATACTAAGGTAGCTATCGTTACTGATACCGGCGGTGTAGATGATAAATCATTCAATCAGTCAGCCTGGGAAGGACTCCAAGAATGGGGCAAGGAGAACAAACTGGAAAAAGATAAGGCTTATACTTATTTCCAGTCTGACAGCGAAGCTGACTATGCAACGAATCTGGACTCTGCAGTTTCAAATGGCTACAATCTTATTTTTGGTATCGGCTATAAACTGCACTCCGCTGTTGAGAAAGCTGCACAGGAAAATGAAGATGTCAATTATGTTATCATTGATGATACCATCACAGATCAAGATAATGTGACCAGTGTGCTTTTTGCAGACAATGAGGGAGCCTATTTGGCCGGTATTGCGGCTGCTATGCAGTCTAAAACAGGCAAGGTTGGTTTTATAGGCGGAATTGAATCGGATACTATCACCCGTTTTGAGACTGGCTTCAAAGAAGGTGTTGCTTCAGTTGATGATTCTATCGAAGTTCAGGTTAAGTATGTTGGTTCTTACTCAGATTCTGCTAATGCCAAAACAATTGCTGCTACCATGTATACAAACGGTGCTGATGTTATCTATCATGCAGCTGGCGGTGCTGGTACAGGCGTTTTCTCGGAAGCAAAAGAAATCAATGAAAAACTGCCTGCTGACAGCGAAGAAAAAGTTTGGGTTATCGGGGTTGACCGCGATCAGAGCAACGAAGGGAACTATACTTCTTCCGATAATCAAAAGTCTAACTTTATTTTGACATCAACAATTAAAGAAGTTGGTACAGTCGTTAAAAACATCTCAAATGCTCAGCTTGATGGTGATAAATTTGAGGGCGGCAAGATTACAACCTACGGACTTTCAGACGGCGGTGTAGATATTGTCACAGATAACCTTTCAGATGAAATCAAATCAGCTGTTGAAGAAGCCAAGCAGCAAATTATTGACGGAAAAATTACTGTTGCCGATGGTGTTGATAACTAA
- a CDS encoding cytidine deaminase produces MADTDSLVAQAIEASKKAYVPYSHFPVGAAVKTKDGRIFTGCNIENTSFGLTICGERTAIFKAVSAGCTELAEIAVYGQTKKPVSPCGACRQVMAEFFAPSSKVTLIAEDGLTVAMTVEDLLPYSFTDLT; encoded by the coding sequence ATGGCGGATACTGATTCCTTGGTGGCTCAGGCAATAGAAGCCAGTAAAAAAGCCTATGTTCCTTATTCGCATTTTCCTGTTGGTGCTGCGGTGAAAACAAAAGACGGCCGGATATTTACCGGCTGCAATATCGAAAATACAAGTTTCGGCTTAACTATCTGCGGTGAAAGAACTGCTATTTTTAAGGCTGTTTCTGCCGGCTGTACTGAATTGGCAGAAATTGCTGTTTACGGACAGACGAAAAAACCTGTTTCACCTTGCGGTGCTTGCCGCCAGGTAATGGCAGAATTTTTTGCGCCGTCTTCAAAGGTTACTTTAATTGCTGAAGATGGTCTGACGGTCGCGATGACGGTCGAGGATTTACTTCCTTATTCTTTTACAGATTTAACATAA